The Budorcas taxicolor isolate Tak-1 chromosome 5, Takin1.1, whole genome shotgun sequence genome includes a window with the following:
- the LOC128048465 gene encoding olfactory receptor 9K2-like codes for MGDMGTTNHSEVTDFILVGFRVRAELHILLFLLFLLIYTMILLGNIGMMVIIMTDPRLNTPMYFFLGNLSFVDLFYSSVIAPKAMMNFWSESKSISFAGCVTQLFLFALFIVTEGFLLAAMAYDRFIAICNPLLYSVQMSARLCVQLVAASYFCGCISSVLQTSMTFTLSFCASRTIDHFYCDDRPLQRLSCSTIFIHKLVSFCLSGIIILPTIIVIIVSYLYIVSTVVKIPSTEGRQKAFSTCSSHLGVVSVLYGAGSFMYLTPDTYPELSKVASLCYTLLTPMLNPLIYSLRNKDVKEALRKILEKKKFQTRIF; via the coding sequence ATGGGTGACATGGGAACAACCAATCACTCAGAAGTGACTGATTTCATTCTTGTCGGCTTCAGGGTCCGCGCAGAGCTCCACATTCTCCTCTTCCTGCTATTTCTACTTATCTACACCATGATCCTTCTAGGAAATATTGGCATGATGGTCATTATTATGACTGACCCCCGGCTGAACACACCAATGTATTTCTTCCTAGGCAACCTCTCCTTCGTTGATCTCTTCTATTCATCTGTTATTGCACCCAAGGCGATGATGAACTTCTGGTCTGAGAGCAAGTCCATCTCATTTGCAGGCTGTGTGACCCAGCTCTTTCTCTTCGCCCTCTTCATTGTGACCGAGGGCTTTCTCCTGGCAGCCATGGCTTATGACCGCTTCATTGCCATCTGCAACCCACTCCTCTACTCTGTCCAGATGTCAGCACGTCTCTGTGTTCAGTTGGTGGCTGCTTCCTACTTTTGTGGCTGCATCAGCTCAGTTCTCCAGACCAGCATGACATTTACTTTATCCTTTTGTGCATCTCGGACCATTGACCATTTTTACTGTGATGACCGTCCACTTCAAAGGCTGTCTTGTTCTACCATCTTCATCCATAAACTGGTTTCTTTCTGTTTATCTGGCATCATTATCTTGCCTACCATCATAGTTATTATTGTTTCTTATTTGTATATTGTGTCCACAGTTGTAAAGATACCCTCCACTGAGGGACGTCAGAAAGCCTTCTCCACTTGCAGCTCCCACCTGGGAGTCGTGAGTGTACTGTATGGTGCTGGCTCTTTTATGTATCTCACTCCTGACACATATCCTGAGCTCAGTAAAGTGGCCTCCTTGTGTTACACCCTACTCACTCCTATGTTGAATCCTTTGATTTACTCTCTGAGAAACAAAGATGTCAAAGAAGCTCTGAGGAAGATCCtgg